The Acipenser ruthenus chromosome 25, fAciRut3.2 maternal haplotype, whole genome shotgun sequence genome has a window encoding:
- the LOC117413919 gene encoding DNA-binding protein inhibitor ID-3-A: MKAISPVRSMRSCYEAVCCISEQSLAIARSKTATEEPMNVLYDMNDCYSKLKELVPSIPQNKSVSQVEILQHVIDYIFDLQIALKDEEPTEKTSDVVLSIKASDFGCDFTSGEGTRLFH, from the exons ATGAAAGCTATCAGTCCAGTGAGGTCGATGAGAAGCTGTTACGAAGCGGTCTGCTGCATCTCCGAACAGAGCCTTGCCATCGCCCGGAGTAAAACCGCAACGGAGGAGCCCATGAACGTCCTGTATGACATGAACGACTGCTATTCGAAGCTGAAGGAGCTTGTGCCGAGCATCCCGCAGAACAAGTCTGTCAGCCAGGTAGAAATCTTGCAGCACGTCATTGACTACATCTTCGACTTGCAGATAGCTCTGAAAGACGAAGAACCAACTGAAAAGACCTCTGACGTAGTCCTGTCAATAAAG GCATCAGATTTTGGTTGCGACTTCACATCTGGAGAGGGAACGCGTTTATTCCATTAG